A single genomic interval of Ignavibacteria bacterium harbors:
- a CDS encoding TlpA disulfide reductase family protein, translated as MKRIILALIISFTFVNVYSQTVNPLKSVEDLKEIQNSVKGKVVLYNFWATWCKPCVTEFPELIKLYNNYKDKDFALVFISIDAVEELRTKVIPFLEKQGVDFDTYYNDFKNPEDLIDFYDKQWEGAIPSTYIYDKDGVLSTKLIGGRNYEFFENEIKKLIN; from the coding sequence ATGAAAAGAATTATTTTAGCTTTAATAATATCCTTCACTTTTGTAAACGTTTATTCTCAGACAGTAAATCCGCTCAAATCAGTTGAAGACCTAAAAGAAATTCAAAACTCGGTCAAAGGAAAAGTTGTACTGTATAACTTCTGGGCTACATGGTGTAAGCCTTGTGTTACGGAATTTCCCGAACTGATAAAACTTTATAACAACTATAAGGATAAAGATTTTGCTTTGGTGTTTATTTCCATCGATGCGGTAGAGGAATTAAGGACTAAGGTAATCCCGTTTCTCGAAAAGCAGGGTGTTGATTTTGATACTTACTATAATGATTTCAAAAATCCTGAAGATCTTATTGATTTTTATGATAAACAATGGGAAGGAGCTATTCCATCAACTTATATATACGATAAAGACGGCGTCCTCAGCACTAAACTTATCGGAGGCAGAAATTATGAGTTCTTTGAGAACGAAATTAAGAAATTAATAAATTAG
- a CDS encoding DUF6526 family protein: MKEQNYSNHRRFVALFHVVTFPMIILMIVSSVYYTISAASQGASMKLWLFFLIISLSLLFVFFFARSFSLKAQDRAIRAEENFRHYILTGKPIDSRLTIRQIIGLRFASDEEFVELAKSAAEKGTAEEDIKKSIKHWRADNYRV, from the coding sequence ATGAAAGAACAAAATTATTCCAATCACAGAAGATTTGTTGCATTGTTTCACGTTGTTACGTTCCCAATGATAATCTTAATGATAGTATCTTCGGTATACTATACAATCAGTGCAGCCAGTCAGGGAGCGTCAATGAAACTCTGGTTATTTTTCCTGATTATATCATTATCTTTGTTGTTCGTTTTCTTCTTTGCAAGAAGTTTTTCTCTGAAAGCACAGGACAGAGCGATAAGAGCCGAGGAAAATTTCAGACATTATATTCTTACCGGAAAGCCTATTGACAGCAGACTAACTATCAGACAAATTATTGGATTAAGGTTTGCGTCTGATGAAGAGTTTGTTGAGTTGGCAAAGAGTGCTGCAGAAAAGGGAACCGCAGAAGAAGACATAAAGAAGTCAATCAAGCACTGGAGAGCCGATAACTACAGGGTTTAA
- a CDS encoding aminotransferase class I/II-fold pyridoxal phosphate-dependent enzyme gives MTDNEFKKASEEILDWINKYLKEIEKYPVKSNVKFHEIFDKLPSKAPEEPEEFNDIFDDFNKIIMPGITHWQSPNFFAYFPANSSYPSLLAEMLISALAAQCMKWETSPSAAELEEKVMNWMRDMTGLPQNFIGVIQDTASTSTLASILTAREFHSEFSINKKGFSGQERYRVYCSTETHSSIEKAVKIAGIGRDNLIKIEVDKNFAMIPEKLENAIKSDVENGFHPLCVVAAIGTTGSTAVDPLKAISRLKKEYKFWLHVDAAYLGTALILPEYRWMLEGIEEVDTFVFNPHKWMFTNFDCSAYFIKDKNALLNTFEIIPEYLKTRSDNVANNYCDWGIPLGRRFRALKLWFVIRSFGIKGLQEKVRYQISLAKDFHNKMKQEPDFEILAPMIANVVCFRYKPENVKDEETLNFINEKLMHELNKTGKIYLSHTKLLGKFSLRLVIAQTNVDERNVNDAFELIKSYSKNLNF, from the coding sequence ATGACAGACAACGAATTTAAAAAAGCATCAGAGGAAATACTGGATTGGATTAATAAGTATTTGAAAGAGATAGAAAAGTATCCGGTAAAGTCAAACGTTAAATTTCATGAGATATTCGATAAACTTCCATCAAAAGCTCCAGAAGAACCCGAGGAATTTAATGATATATTTGACGACTTCAATAAAATAATCATGCCGGGAATTACACACTGGCAAAGCCCTAACTTTTTTGCATATTTTCCTGCTAACTCAAGCTATCCTTCATTACTCGCAGAGATGTTAATTTCAGCTCTTGCTGCACAATGCATGAAATGGGAAACATCACCATCCGCCGCTGAACTTGAGGAAAAAGTAATGAACTGGATGAGAGACATGACGGGTCTTCCTCAGAACTTTATTGGTGTAATACAGGATACCGCTTCAACATCCACACTTGCATCGATATTAACAGCAAGAGAGTTTCATTCAGAATTCAGTATTAATAAAAAAGGTTTTTCAGGACAGGAAAGATATAGAGTTTATTGTTCTACTGAAACCCATTCTTCTATTGAAAAAGCTGTAAAAATTGCCGGTATCGGAAGAGATAATCTAATAAAAATTGAAGTTGATAAAAACTTCGCTATGATACCTGAAAAGCTTGAAAATGCTATTAAAAGTGATGTTGAAAATGGTTTTCATCCATTATGTGTAGTGGCTGCCATAGGGACAACCGGAAGCACCGCAGTTGACCCTCTAAAAGCGATATCGCGGCTAAAAAAGGAGTATAAGTTCTGGCTTCACGTGGATGCAGCATATTTGGGGACAGCGCTTATACTTCCGGAGTACAGATGGATGTTAGAAGGGATTGAAGAAGTGGATACATTTGTTTTTAATCCTCATAAATGGATGTTTACAAATTTTGACTGCTCTGCTTACTTCATAAAGGATAAGAATGCTCTATTAAATACTTTTGAAATTATTCCTGAATATTTGAAAACTCGTTCTGATAATGTTGCGAATAATTACTGTGACTGGGGAATTCCCCTCGGAAGAAGATTCAGGGCGTTAAAACTTTGGTTTGTAATTCGTTCGTTCGGTATCAAGGGACTTCAAGAAAAGGTAAGATATCAAATTTCATTAGCAAAAGATTTCCATAACAAAATGAAGCAAGAACCTGATTTCGAGATTCTTGCTCCAATGATTGCAAATGTCGTATGTTTCAGGTATAAGCCGGAAAATGTAAAAGACGAGGAGACTCTCAATTTTATAAACGAAAAACTTATGCACGAACTGAACAAAACGGGTAAAATTTATCTTTCACATACGAAACTTCTGGGTAAGTTTTCACTTAGGCTTGTCATAGCTCAGACAAACGTTGACGAAAGGAATGTTAACGACGCTTTTGAGCTAATAAAATCATATTCCAAAAATTTAAATTTTTGA
- a CDS encoding T9SS type A sorting domain-containing protein produces the protein MKKQILITLLIILTSIDLYSKSIEFPVVFVSRNHKLNGNILYPQAGLIPGMGSHSRFSVVGGRLMIKNETGSIITLIDSTMSFNGISLVDVQQPCVNWDGIRIIFAGIEHKDSSWRIYEIKKDGTGFRKLTYTDRFINLSQFGQAAFKFKKYDDIDPVYMPDGKIVFSSTRFPCISQFGAVLTTNLYIVDSTGFNMFRITTERNGAEKPTVDPITGRIVYSRWWLNIDLPSNTAPNGITRDTSLALTNDNANIWQTAMINPDADMISLYAGDPRNRKSLFGYRPRIDSSGNMYACYVPDMSMYCTGGSSGIRYFAKGLNEFNHIAGVDTSTQFYVQNPPSYGTMLPPYAVDPVPISNERVMFSYASTVIQQDYGVYTCTKDGLNVMPIVDLPVTLELNAEVLLPKKKPPIADYLHDYDLNKLPPTSDPSTFYQGGLFRFDCMNIYANGPVDAPIDDAPRITKNARIRFFVNHQRQNPFGLDDPVLVRTVKVDYDGKIAEGDIAANLQSFEQVVDSNGNVLKAGKSKFAHVTGFNFANNGSGTKCVGCHAGHTLIKVPVNITESQFTNLSTSASTYASSTYSYSDSRNVIDRRARNKDLSVNWISNGGTNENIELRWEIPIDVREIKLYNVLPNTANQTNIQVTDCEIFLYYNEQVVQHILNTGALDINGKSIFISPWQTINKLKIIIKNYSGLINGMNFSSIAEVETIARVSNYETVGIRNLNEIASSIQLYQNYPNPFNASTVIKFNLSKTGFAEFKVYDINGREVDDIKGKIFNEGPNIFIYKPNNLSSGIYFLKLTSNGKSKLIKLLHIK, from the coding sequence ATGAAAAAGCAAATACTAATTACTTTATTAATTATTCTAACATCAATCGATTTGTACTCAAAATCAATTGAATTTCCGGTAGTATTTGTTTCAAGAAATCATAAACTAAACGGGAACATACTGTATCCACAGGCAGGATTAATCCCGGGTATGGGATCGCATTCAAGGTTTTCTGTTGTAGGCGGAAGGTTAATGATTAAAAATGAGACGGGTAGCATTATCACATTAATCGACAGCACGATGTCATTCAACGGGATTTCGTTAGTAGATGTACAACAACCGTGTGTAAATTGGGATGGAATCAGAATTATATTTGCAGGTATAGAGCACAAGGACAGTTCATGGCGAATATATGAAATAAAGAAAGACGGAACAGGATTCAGAAAGTTAACATACACAGACAGATTTATTAATTTATCACAGTTCGGACAGGCGGCATTCAAATTTAAAAAGTACGATGATATTGATCCGGTTTATATGCCGGACGGGAAGATTGTTTTTTCATCGACAAGGTTTCCATGTATTTCTCAATTTGGTGCAGTACTAACAACAAACCTTTACATAGTGGATTCTACGGGATTTAATATGTTCAGAATTACAACGGAGAGAAACGGTGCAGAAAAACCAACTGTTGATCCTATAACCGGAAGAATTGTATACTCTCGATGGTGGTTAAACATCGACCTGCCATCAAACACTGCACCTAATGGTATTACAAGGGATACATCTCTTGCATTGACGAATGATAATGCAAACATCTGGCAAACAGCTATGATTAATCCAGACGCTGATATGATTAGTCTTTATGCAGGTGATCCCCGGAACAGGAAATCCCTTTTCGGATACAGACCAAGAATTGACTCTTCCGGAAATATGTATGCCTGTTATGTACCGGATATGTCTATGTATTGCACGGGAGGAAGTTCGGGTATCCGTTATTTTGCAAAAGGACTAAATGAATTCAATCACATCGCAGGCGTTGATACATCCACACAGTTTTATGTACAGAATCCGCCTTCATATGGAACTATGCTACCGCCTTATGCGGTTGACCCAGTTCCTATTAGTAACGAACGAGTAATGTTCTCTTACGCTTCAACTGTTATCCAGCAGGATTACGGTGTATATACGTGCACAAAGGATGGATTGAATGTTATGCCAATCGTTGATCTTCCGGTAACTTTGGAACTGAACGCAGAAGTGTTATTACCAAAGAAAAAGCCTCCGATTGCAGATTATCTTCATGACTATGATTTGAATAAACTACCCCCTACAAGCGATCCCTCAACTTTTTATCAAGGGGGCTTATTCAGGTTTGACTGCATGAATATTTATGCAAATGGTCCAGTTGATGCTCCTATTGATGATGCACCGAGAATAACAAAGAATGCAAGGATAAGATTCTTTGTAAACCATCAAAGACAGAATCCTTTTGGACTTGATGATCCTGTTTTAGTTAGAACAGTAAAAGTAGATTATGACGGTAAGATCGCTGAGGGGGATATTGCGGCTAATTTACAATCATTTGAACAGGTCGTTGATTCAAATGGTAATGTACTAAAAGCAGGTAAGAGCAAATTTGCACATGTTACAGGATTTAATTTTGCAAACAATGGTTCAGGAACAAAATGTGTCGGCTGCCACGCCGGACACACTCTTATAAAAGTGCCTGTGAATATTACAGAATCACAGTTTACAAATCTTTCGACTTCAGCAAGCACTTATGCCAGCAGTACTTATAGTTATTCAGATTCAAGAAATGTTATTGACAGACGAGCAAGGAATAAAGACCTTTCCGTAAACTGGATATCAAACGGCGGGACTAATGAAAATATTGAACTAAGATGGGAAATACCTATAGACGTAAGGGAGATTAAATTATACAATGTACTGCCAAATACTGCAAATCAGACTAACATTCAAGTTACCGATTGCGAAATATTTTTATACTACAACGAGCAGGTGGTACAGCATATATTAAATACAGGGGCACTTGATATTAACGGCAAATCTATTTTTATATCGCCATGGCAGACGATTAACAAACTTAAGATAATAATAAAAAACTATTCCGGATTAATAAATGGAATGAATTTTAGTAGTATTGCAGAGGTTGAAACAATCGCAAGAGTAAGTAATTATGAAACGGTAGGAATCCGCAATCTTAATGAAATTGCAAGCAGTATTCAATTGTATCAGAATTACCCGAATCCATTTAATGCTTCAACAGTGATCAAGTTCAATTTAAGCAAAACAGGGTTTGCAGAATTTAAAGTATATGATATTAACGGCAGAGAAGTTGATGATATCAAAGGAAAGATTTTTAACGAAGGTCCGAATATATTTATATACAAACCGAATAACCTTTCAAGCGGTATTTACTTTCTAAAATTAACATCGAACGGAAAGAGCAAGCTAATAAAATTATTGCACATAAAATAA
- a CDS encoding YCF48-related protein → MKTTVLLFIALISAFLFVPQLFSQGLNSITTSDTQNVMAVGNNGKILKSSTGGNGWSLFVVNNTTNYKSVSAAGNYYFLSASNGKVYKTSVNVLNLTEQNTGVGAPLNSVTFLDSLNGFACGANGTVIKTTNGGTNWTINNNGIGSVSLNSVSFKDLNNGVIVGDSGKVFLTSNGGLNWTLQPSLTNRNLLQVKYYYQGIVIVGEYGVIIKKDNINSFYYLNSKTNSDIRGISGTFYNNHICGGGGFIRNNKNGSSGYLNFEVNPMMANLVDVVFADSLIGYAVSSLNDAVIKTINGGTKWDLPAGTSVNINWVSKLSASSGIGNNLCQHPFDRNAMYVMYGSTVYISRNRGETWSSIATTALGTRAHSFYVSPLDTNVWVAAIESSPDKVIKSTNYGVTWTTIISKNFSNYGQPLEMDQNNPSVFYFAPDGGGLYKSLDTGSTFTEISGNYPFRSPCDLIVMYDSSNIVFVADGVTGSGVAKIFKSTNGGVNWLDVHSNASSSEIPSMSNVVFDRSVIYATNWPSGAIYRTTNYGDNWSLLRTNSGSGWASDMCREDPTLVLTGSYGSSSWLSTDGGANFSTFAASGGAGAGMIVPERGYQLNMMTGALLKMNFVYSVLTEIEENNVTTLVPKIFKLYQNYPNPFNPVTKIKFDLPKSNNVKIVLYDNIGRELKTILNEYRNAGTYEISFDGSKLSTGVYYYRLTSGSIAETKKMILTK, encoded by the coding sequence ATGAAAACAACAGTACTTCTCTTTATTGCTCTGATTTCTGCTTTTTTGTTTGTCCCTCAACTCTTTTCACAGGGATTAAACTCTATTACAACTTCCGACACACAGAATGTTATGGCTGTGGGTAATAATGGTAAAATACTCAAGTCCTCAACCGGGGGTAACGGGTGGAGTTTATTTGTAGTAAATAATACAACTAATTACAAATCTGTTTCTGCTGCCGGGAATTATTACTTTCTGTCGGCGAGCAATGGTAAGGTTTATAAAACCTCAGTAAATGTTTTAAACCTTACAGAACAAAATACAGGAGTTGGAGCGCCACTGAATTCCGTTACATTCCTGGATTCTTTGAATGGATTTGCATGCGGTGCAAATGGTACTGTTATTAAAACTACTAATGGTGGTACGAACTGGACAATCAATAATAACGGCATTGGTTCAGTGAGTTTAAATTCGGTTTCGTTCAAAGATTTAAATAATGGAGTTATCGTCGGTGATAGCGGAAAAGTATTTCTTACTTCCAACGGCGGACTTAACTGGACTTTGCAACCCTCATTAACCAACAGAAATCTGCTTCAGGTAAAATATTATTATCAAGGAATTGTAATCGTGGGTGAATATGGAGTAATAATAAAGAAGGATAATATTAACAGTTTTTATTATTTGAACTCGAAGACAAATTCCGACATAAGAGGTATTTCAGGTACTTTCTATAATAATCACATTTGCGGTGGAGGCGGATTTATTCGTAATAATAAAAACGGATCATCAGGATATCTTAATTTCGAAGTCAATCCTATGATGGCAAATCTCGTTGATGTTGTTTTTGCCGATTCGCTCATAGGTTATGCTGTTAGCAGTCTGAACGATGCAGTTATTAAAACAATAAACGGTGGTACTAAATGGGATCTTCCCGCGGGTACAAGCGTTAATATTAACTGGGTCTCAAAACTTTCCGCCTCAAGCGGAATTGGAAACAATCTTTGTCAGCATCCTTTTGACAGGAACGCAATGTATGTAATGTACGGCAGTACCGTGTATATAAGCAGAAACAGGGGAGAGACATGGAGCTCTATAGCAACGACAGCCCTCGGGACTCGTGCACATTCCTTCTACGTTAGTCCTCTCGACACAAACGTATGGGTTGCCGCTATTGAAAGCTCACCCGACAAAGTTATTAAATCAACAAACTACGGTGTAACTTGGACCACTATCATTTCTAAAAATTTTAGTAATTATGGACAACCTCTTGAAATGGATCAAAATAATCCCTCAGTGTTTTATTTTGCTCCCGACGGAGGCGGCCTCTATAAATCTCTCGATACCGGTTCAACCTTCACAGAAATTTCTGGTAACTATCCATTCAGAAGTCCCTGTGACTTGATTGTCATGTACGATAGTTCAAATATCGTCTTTGTCGCCGACGGTGTTACAGGTTCAGGAGTTGCAAAGATATTTAAGTCAACTAACGGAGGTGTTAATTGGCTGGATGTTCATTCAAATGCAAGTTCAAGTGAAATACCTTCTATGTCAAATGTTGTTTTCGATAGGAGTGTCATTTATGCTACTAACTGGCCAAGCGGTGCAATCTACAGAACAACGAACTATGGAGATAACTGGTCGCTGCTCAGGACGAATTCCGGTTCGGGCTGGGCTTCTGATATGTGCAGGGAAGACCCGACTCTTGTATTGACGGGCTCTTACGGCTCTTCTTCATGGCTTTCCACAGACGGCGGTGCAAATTTCTCAACCTTTGCAGCATCAGGTGGTGCGGGTGCGGGAATGATTGTTCCGGAAAGAGGGTATCAGCTTAATATGATGACAGGTGCTCTTTTGAAGATGAACTTCGTGTATTCTGTTTTGACAGAAATTGAAGAGAATAATGTTACAACTTTAGTACCCAAAATATTCAAGCTGTACCAGAATTATCCTAATCCATTTAACCCGGTAACTAAAATTAAATTTGATTTACCGAAAAGTAACAATGTCAAAATAGTTCTTTATGATAATATAGGAAGAGAATTGAAGACCATATTAAACGAATACAGAAATGCCGGAACTTATGAAATAAGTTTTGACGGAAGTAAATTAAGTACGGGAGTATATTATTACCGGCTGACATCAGGCAGTATTGCCGAAACCAAAAAAATGATTTTAACTAAATAA
- a CDS encoding choice-of-anchor V domain-containing protein gives MLKKFLIFSFVVILGIALYTNIKAFSTGIVGLTKRAGNTVGCTCHGFNPTASVNVSFQGPDSVAYGDTATFTVSITGGPLTKGGIDISSGNGKVILSQSDNTLQSLEGSPGVFELTHVTPKAPVSGSVTWTFRYIAPLAGSKDTLFSTGNSVDFTGGTNNDSWNFGQNKVIVLKAPTGIAGTNEFIDNFRLNQNYPNPFNPVTKINYSIAKSGNVTLSVFDSKGNLVKNLVNERKQAGEYNVEFNGIGLSSGVYFYTININGLSETRKMMLVK, from the coding sequence ATGCTAAAGAAATTTCTAATTTTTTCATTCGTTGTAATTCTCGGAATTGCTTTATACACAAACATTAAAGCATTTTCAACGGGCATTGTCGGATTAACTAAGAGAGCCGGTAATACAGTAGGTTGCACCTGTCATGGTTTCAATCCTACAGCTTCAGTTAATGTTTCTTTTCAGGGTCCGGATTCAGTTGCATACGGTGACACTGCTACTTTCACTGTTAGTATAACCGGTGGTCCATTAACTAAAGGAGGAATTGACATCTCATCGGGGAATGGAAAAGTGATTCTTAGCCAGTCGGATAATACTTTGCAGAGCCTTGAAGGTTCTCCCGGCGTGTTTGAACTCACACATGTAACTCCAAAAGCTCCTGTTTCCGGGTCTGTTACATGGACTTTCAGATACATTGCTCCACTTGCAGGGTCAAAAGATACCTTGTTTTCAACTGGCAATTCTGTTGACTTTACAGGAGGTACTAATAACGACTCATGGAATTTTGGACAAAATAAAGTTATAGTTCTTAAAGCACCTACCGGTATTGCGGGTACTAATGAATTTATTGATAATTTTCGCTTAAACCAGAATTATCCAAATCCTTTTAATCCTGTTACAAAGATTAATTATTCAATCGCTAAAAGCGGAAACGTTACCCTGTCTGTCTTTGATAGTAAAGGTAATCTCGTAAAGAATTTGGTTAATGAAAGAAAACAAGCAGGCGAATATAATGTTGAATTTAATGGAATTGGTTTAAGCAGCGGTGTCTATTTTTACACTATTAATATCAACGGATTAAGCGAAACAAGAAAAATGATGCTGGTTAAATAA